A single region of the Nicotiana sylvestris chromosome 6, ASM39365v2, whole genome shotgun sequence genome encodes:
- the LOC138871038 gene encoding uncharacterized protein, with translation MEETGKAPVSLEVEIVPPSLTTIPEGVNDETPNGNENAPSEELGATTTGHSLSLPTFSEGAIEEANTLRMSDPNKDVAKFRAELSQCEAERKKVSGEEKALRLLCIQKEEELKDLRTALVKAQKSESELAEQVTSILTEYGLLGPALEAKTLISQLQQKLDMIGQLRGKVDQVRADCHQWKKNMDPLAADKEVVAAQLASAEAHFLGIAKGLAQARKIERLEVELAKAWAKAAQAKGEVVQAKAEAEKTKVVANKSIAIYSREATVIQVKLREASDRGRWSNELATYQARRETLEEIHARGL, from the exons ATGGAAGAAACGGGCAAGGCCCCTGTGTCCCTGGAGGTTGAGATTGTCCCTCCATCTTTAACAACTATACCTGAGGGGGTAAATGATGAGACCCCCAATGGTAATGAGAATGCTCCAAGTGAAGAGCTCGGGGCCACGACAACAGGTCACTCCCTTTCTTTGCCAACCTTTTCCGAGGGGGCAATTGAAGAAGCCAACACCCTACGCATGTCTGATCCGAACAAG GATGTCGCAAAGTTTAGAGCTGAGCTGAGCCAATGTGAGGCCGAGCGCAAGAAAGTTTCGGGTGAAGAAAAGGCCCTGAGGCTCCTCTGTATCCAGAAGGAAGAGGAGCTTAAGGATCTCCGAACCGCATTGGTCAAAGCTCAAAAAAGCGAGTCCGAGCTAGCTGAGCAGGTAACTTCGATTTTAACAGAGTACGGCCTTCTTGGCCCTGCTTTAGAGGCTAAAACTTTGATATCTCAGCTGCAGCAAAAGCTAGATATGATTGGGCAGCTCCGGGGTAAGGTAGATCAAGTTCGGGCTGATTGTCATCAGTGGAAGAAGAACATGGATCCACTTGCTGCCGATAAGGAAGTTGTTGCGGCCCAACTGGCCTCGGCTGAAGCTCATTTTTTAGGCATTGCGAAGGGTCTAGCTCAGGCCAGGAAAATTGAGAGGTTGGAGGTCGAGTTGGCTAAAGCCTGGGCTAAAGCTGCACAGGCTAAGGGTGAAGTTGTACAAGCTAAGGCCGAAGCTGAGAAGACAAAGGTTGTAGCTAATAAATCCATTGCTATATACTCGAGAGAAGCCACTGTCATTCAAGTTAAGTTGAGAGAGGCCTCCGACCGGGGGAGATGGAGCAATGAATTGGCTACGTATCAAGCCCGAAGGGAGACTCTCGAAGAAATCCATGCCCGAGGGTTATAG